A stretch of Acidimicrobiales bacterium DNA encodes these proteins:
- a CDS encoding PAC2 family protein, which translates to MEHLIWEQEPSRPLRQPILVTAWDGLFDVGGAATGAVEALRREVATRVGHIDPDEFFDFNERRPHVRLDEQGHRRIDWPRNDIYALPLDERDRDLVLMEGVEPHLRWRTFVDAVAAVVERFDVKMVVTLGAMIAETPHTRPPTITGSTTDAALAELMRLDRPSYQGPTGVVGALHEHLDRLGVPAVSLRASVPHYVSGTPNPKASRALLERFERVTGLPTGWAELDEEAREWELRVNEAMEGDDDIIHYVARLEERYDARTASSLPNADDLAAEFERFLRQNDDD; encoded by the coding sequence GTGGAGCACCTGATCTGGGAGCAGGAACCGAGTCGCCCCCTTCGCCAGCCGATCCTCGTGACGGCCTGGGACGGTCTCTTCGACGTCGGTGGCGCCGCCACGGGAGCCGTCGAGGCGCTCCGGCGCGAGGTCGCCACCCGGGTCGGCCACATCGACCCGGACGAGTTCTTCGACTTCAACGAGCGGCGCCCCCACGTCCGCCTCGACGAGCAGGGTCATCGTCGTATCGACTGGCCCCGCAACGACATCTACGCCCTTCCCCTCGACGAGCGCGACCGCGATCTCGTCCTCATGGAGGGGGTCGAGCCGCACCTGCGCTGGCGCACGTTCGTCGACGCGGTCGCCGCCGTGGTCGAGCGGTTCGACGTGAAGATGGTCGTCACCCTCGGCGCGATGATCGCCGAGACGCCGCACACCCGCCCACCGACCATCACCGGGTCGACCACGGACGCCGCGTTGGCCGAACTCATGCGACTCGATCGACCGTCGTACCAGGGCCCCACGGGCGTGGTCGGCGCGCTCCACGAGCATCTCGACCGACTCGGCGTGCCGGCGGTGTCGCTGCGGGCGAGCGTGCCCCACTATGTGTCGGGCACGCCGAACCCCAAGGCGTCGAGGGCCCTGCTCGAGCGCTTCGAGCGGGTCACCGGTCTTCCCACCGGATGGGCCGAACTCGACGAGGAAGCCCGAGAGTGGGAACTCCGCGTCAACGAGGCCATGGAGGGCGACGACGACATCATCCACTATGTCGCCCGGCTGGAGGAGCGCTACGACGCCCGCACGGCGTCATCGCTCCCGAACGCCGATGATCTCGCCGCCGAGTTCGAGCGCTTCCTTCGCCAGAACGACGACGACTGA
- a CDS encoding alpha/beta hydrolase yields the protein MIESTDGVRVALHDLGGRGRPLLFLHATGFHGRCYQQIANHLHDDYHVFAPDLRGHGDSETPDMALPWRGMADDVEAVLDHLALDGPIPACGHSMGGATVVATALRRPQAFRAAWIFEPILFPSVHETRTRENPLAEGARRRRHHFDSIDEIIERYASKPPFDAVDPAALRDYVVHGFRARDDGVTLKTTGENEARTFEGVDTSVFERLSEITMPVTVVGSGDGMPPAVVAPQVADALPHGVLTPWPDRTHFGPFEDPARAAADIRRALGEQT from the coding sequence ATGATCGAGTCCACCGACGGCGTCCGGGTCGCGCTCCATGACCTCGGTGGACGCGGCCGCCCGTTGCTGTTCCTGCACGCCACCGGCTTCCACGGGCGGTGCTACCAGCAGATCGCGAACCATCTCCACGACGACTACCACGTGTTCGCCCCGGATCTGCGCGGCCACGGCGACAGCGAGACGCCCGACATGGCGCTTCCCTGGCGGGGGATGGCCGACGACGTCGAGGCCGTGCTCGATCATCTCGCCCTCGACGGGCCGATCCCGGCGTGCGGTCACTCGATGGGCGGGGCGACTGTCGTGGCGACGGCCCTGCGTCGCCCGCAGGCCTTCCGGGCCGCCTGGATCTTCGAACCGATCCTGTTTCCGTCCGTGCACGAGACCAGAACCCGGGAGAACCCACTGGCCGAGGGCGCCCGCCGCCGCCGACACCACTTCGACTCCATCGACGAGATCATCGAGCGCTACGCGAGCAAGCCGCCGTTCGACGCCGTCGACCCCGCAGCCCTGCGGGACTATGTGGTGCACGGCTTCCGGGCGAGGGACGACGGCGTCACGCTGAAGACCACCGGGGAGAACGAGGCCCGCACGTTCGAGGGAGTCGACACCTCGGTGTTCGAACGCCTGTCCGAGATCACCATGCCCGTGACCGTCGTCGGCTCGGGCGACGGCATGCCCCCGGCCGTCGTCGCGCCCCAGGTGGCCGACGCCCTCCCCCACGGTGTGCTGACCCCCTGGCCGGACCGCACCCACTTCGGTCCCTTCGAGGACCCCGCCCGGGCTGCCGCCGACATCCGCCGGGCGCTGGGAGAGCAGACCTGA
- a CDS encoding 50S ribosomal protein L11 methyltransferase has protein sequence MRGRRARTPERADLGAPLTHHLVTVPLDGRDGDVLSGELWSLGAVGVEELAGGLRAAFTDAAAATAARDRLAPGAAVEAVADDFGLDEHRDRLTVERAGRFAIHPPWLAPPDGYIGIEIDPGHAFGSGSHPSTRLALMLLATVVESGMLVADIGCGTGVLAIAAARLEATVIAVDTDPAAVAATRANVAANRVAPDVDVRHGSTERISEMVDVAVVNVTIDGHEALGPTVPPAPIVVVSGILATQIDRAATAHRRVVAERVDEGDWVAAVLRRPSGYGGAGAPA, from the coding sequence GTGCGAGGCCGCCGGGCTCGGACGCCCGAACGTGCTGACCTCGGGGCGCCCCTGACCCATCACCTCGTCACCGTCCCGCTCGACGGGCGCGACGGCGATGTCCTGAGCGGTGAGCTCTGGTCCCTCGGCGCGGTCGGCGTCGAGGAGCTCGCCGGCGGGTTGCGGGCCGCGTTCACCGACGCCGCGGCGGCAACCGCAGCGCGCGATCGACTTGCGCCGGGAGCCGCGGTCGAGGCCGTCGCCGACGACTTCGGTCTCGACGAACACCGCGATCGACTCACCGTCGAGCGGGCGGGCCGGTTCGCGATCCACCCCCCGTGGCTCGCCCCGCCCGACGGGTACATCGGCATCGAGATCGACCCGGGGCACGCGTTCGGCAGCGGCTCCCATCCGTCGACCCGCCTCGCCTTGATGCTGCTCGCCACCGTGGTCGAGTCGGGCATGCTCGTGGCCGACATCGGCTGCGGCACCGGCGTCCTCGCGATCGCCGCCGCACGGCTGGAGGCCACCGTCATCGCCGTCGACACCGATCCGGCGGCCGTCGCCGCGACGAGGGCCAACGTCGCCGCCAACCGGGTGGCGCCCGACGTCGACGTGCGCCACGGCTCCACCGAGAGGATCTCCGAGATGGTGGACGTCGCCGTCGTCAACGTCACGATCGACGGGCACGAGGCCCTCGGACCGACCGTGCCGCCGGCCCCGATCGTCGTGGTGTCCGGAATCCTGGCGACCCAGATCGATCGAGCCGCGACCGCCCACCGAAGGGTGGTCGCCGAGCGGGTCGACGAGGGCGACTGGGTTGCCGCCGTTCTGCGTCGACCATCGGGATACGGCGGCGCGGGCGCTCCGGCCTAG
- a CDS encoding SDR family oxidoreductase, which produces MDITPDRALLTDRIAVVTGAAQGIGAATATALAAFGADVAICDFQADKLPAVAAEIERLGRRAHVTELDVRDATGVEAWLAAVRADLGPIDVIVNNAGGGFHALYENVSPKGEGVLIAENFGTVSNCIRHGVAHMNDGGSIINVTSVEAYHAAPGFGIYSAMKAAVEQFTKTMSMELGHRGIRVNCVAPDMMPTPGDEDLQEDSSALMPGLFPTSLRRMGSAQECASVIVFLASDMASFVTGSSIPVDGGTIAAASWKVREDGSFGL; this is translated from the coding sequence ATGGACATCACCCCCGATCGAGCCCTGCTCACGGACCGGATCGCGGTGGTCACCGGCGCGGCGCAGGGCATCGGCGCCGCGACCGCCACCGCGCTCGCGGCCTTCGGTGCCGACGTCGCGATCTGCGACTTCCAGGCCGACAAGCTGCCGGCGGTCGCAGCCGAGATCGAGCGACTCGGACGGCGCGCCCATGTGACCGAACTCGACGTGCGTGACGCGACCGGCGTCGAGGCGTGGCTGGCGGCCGTGCGGGCCGATCTCGGACCGATCGACGTCATCGTCAACAACGCCGGCGGCGGTTTCCACGCCCTCTACGAGAACGTGTCACCGAAGGGCGAGGGGGTGCTCATCGCCGAGAACTTCGGCACCGTCAGCAACTGCATCCGGCATGGCGTGGCGCACATGAACGACGGCGGATCCATCATCAACGTCACCTCCGTCGAGGCGTACCACGCGGCGCCGGGCTTCGGGATCTACTCGGCCATGAAGGCCGCGGTCGAGCAGTTCACCAAGACCATGTCGATGGAGCTCGGCCATCGGGGCATCCGGGTGAACTGTGTGGCGCCCGACATGATGCCGACGCCGGGCGACGAGGACCTCCAGGAGGACTCCAGCGCCCTGATGCCCGGACTCTTCCCGACATCGCTGCGCCGGATGGGGTCGGCGCAGGAGTGCGCGAGCGTGATCGTGTTCCTGGCGTCGGACATGGCGAGTTTCGTCACCGGGTCGAGCATCCCGGTCGACGGGGGGACGATCGCCGCCGCCAGTTGGAAGGTCCGCGAGGACGGGTCGTTCGGACTCTGA
- a CDS encoding thioesterase family protein, which translates to MDAREWLGLEATHNPMRWILPITPKISVHSRFLFGGAALGAAIAALEGTTERPCVWATCQYLSFAPVGSVMDLDVHVSVSSRFTSQARVIGHVGENEVIAVTAALGRRELPIEREWPTMPSVLPPAECRPRDRHYEEESLGQYMDQLLAVAPADEESGGPTGHGEGHVCMWAKPPLAFEPSAITLAVLGDWVPMGIGMASGHPLASNSLDNTIRVLDVHPTDHYLLEIEAAGIHHGFGHGQVRIWGDDGRLQAIGSQSVVARERRPRA; encoded by the coding sequence ATGGACGCCCGCGAATGGCTCGGCCTCGAGGCGACCCACAACCCGATGCGGTGGATCCTGCCGATCACGCCGAAGATCAGCGTCCACTCGCGGTTCCTCTTCGGCGGCGCCGCGCTCGGCGCGGCGATCGCCGCCCTGGAGGGCACCACCGAACGTCCCTGTGTGTGGGCGACCTGCCAGTACCTGTCGTTCGCGCCGGTCGGGTCGGTGATGGATCTCGACGTCCACGTCTCCGTCAGCAGCCGGTTCACGTCGCAGGCCCGCGTCATCGGCCACGTCGGCGAGAACGAGGTCATCGCGGTCACCGCCGCCCTCGGGCGACGGGAGCTGCCGATCGAGCGGGAGTGGCCCACGATGCCGTCGGTCCTCCCGCCGGCCGAGTGTCGCCCGCGGGACCGCCACTACGAAGAGGAGAGCCTCGGGCAGTACATGGATCAGCTCCTGGCGGTCGCGCCCGCCGACGAGGAGTCCGGCGGACCGACCGGCCACGGTGAGGGCCACGTCTGCATGTGGGCCAAACCGCCGCTCGCGTTCGAGCCGTCGGCCATCACGCTCGCCGTGCTGGGCGACTGGGTGCCGATGGGCATCGGCATGGCGTCGGGCCATCCCCTGGCGAGCAACAGTCTCGACAACACGATCCGGGTCCTCGACGTGCACCCGACGGACCACTATCTGCTCGAGATCGAGGCGGCCGGCATCCACCACGGGTTCGGCCACGGCCAGGTCCGTATCTGGGGCGACGACGGTCGCCTCCAGGCGATCGGGAGCCAGTCGGTGGTCGCCCGCGAGCGTCGACCCCGCGCCTGA
- a CDS encoding carboxymuconolactone decarboxylase family protein, which yields MARLDVPDGNGLERERLLMMQPDVAIGMGAFAQAVYEKTSLPAREREIARLRVAVANGCPVCLNTRSPKAEAAGLDESGVQDVIACSIGSAPAIEGLTERERLAGEFADRFATDHHSIGDEFMAKMREHFSDVELIELAALCAMTVGNGRFMTVLDIAADDDGHYLLPEGD from the coding sequence ATGGCACGGCTCGACGTCCCCGATGGCAACGGTCTCGAACGGGAGCGGTTGCTGATGATGCAGCCCGACGTCGCGATCGGCATGGGCGCGTTCGCGCAGGCGGTCTACGAGAAGACCTCCCTTCCCGCCCGTGAGCGCGAGATCGCCCGGCTCCGGGTCGCCGTCGCGAACGGTTGCCCCGTGTGCCTCAACACCCGTTCGCCGAAGGCAGAGGCCGCCGGACTCGACGAATCCGGCGTGCAGGACGTGATCGCGTGCTCGATCGGCAGCGCACCCGCGATCGAGGGTCTGACCGAACGCGAGCGACTCGCGGGCGAGTTCGCCGACCGCTTCGCGACCGACCACCACTCGATCGGCGACGAGTTCATGGCGAAGATGCGGGAGCACTTCTCGGACGTCGAGCTGATCGAACTCGCCGCGTTGTGTGCCATGACGGTCGGGAACGGCCGGTTCATGACGGTGCTCGACATCGCCGCGGACGACGACGGCCACTACCTGCTCCCCGAGGGCGACTGA
- a CDS encoding EAL domain-containing protein, whose protein sequence is MSATGRSWTPQDILWELGASLIDATADTAPAVVEAAIERVALLLDASSAGVWRIDPHTMQATSVQRWSVDESADVGDESVTPDPAVADAVLAGGGFAIVPLELTVGVDTVKRRGWRGAVAVVAIIEQTDDETNVLVLGSTTDNWEGHAEELVRGTVLLLRQFYRRIRAEDRLRRRRRLDELTVSLATRLQSVSADAFDDAITDSLEELLLIAGAESVVLVDLLGDDAVHLPFVIGQGSLPDEWRTLPVPDVSGLPGAEGLTLREYAAEPRLVDVAEITDALMGREITDAFGVRHPARNVVLVPASLGHLDAILAVTRLGAETWSPQDVASLSMLASVIGQSRGRVSAQREAANVLAAQRVLSQTGAAFLDATAETAPAVISEAMGRIGAEIGADLGVIATIGVDHETVTITESWSASDELTVDAGTILNRNATPLIDEMITGETAVRTHAATDDLAPSLRDSEDGRWTTVVAPIRGTGLPSAALTFVWSTGEIDHPSATRDLVNAAADLIGQLNVRVRAESEVLRRLALDEVLAELADELLGAHLDTSDAVIDATFARFGDALGLGGLALRRVRATSSVVETAWAPPGRMRPEPGAVVEFEQELSVSSVMEFSPQGDERWTSFFEAEWGPGIEVLVLPIVEAGTVGATLTIVGPRQLVDHEVEAARSLAATLGQFRSRLSEERRGRERLAAQRLLSACAATLAESTPEDYATVLDMVFRRIGEACGLSSLVDWRVDSTNDRYVRSTIWLTDDEPVPGLPESLAWGDAPALDGARTEQELTVRIHGADDGDSAPSRVAIPRGATGVERILVASRVDTGQWRDTDVELIESVSQLLQEVDARIGAERYAKAAFADAPIGVVLRDEKLNLITCNQAFVDFVGAASVEELVGTAPNFVYDQSFDELEWTEEATGQLTGEAAFRGPGGSRVWGQMRGSVIEMDGGEHFWLIHIEDVTERRRAEQLLRFQASHDELTGLANRRRLLNEIHRLENGSGSVAVLLLDLDRFKNINDSLGHDRGDELLVVIADRLRLAVRPGDLVARLGGDEFAIVLPGPVVAAEAEFVAERLMRLIGEPVTLGRQKIYPTASIGIAVADDRTAVADLIRRADTAMYRAKAEGRARAESFDEELRDAVHTRMATEAGLRGALRNNELLVYYQPEVSLVDGSVLGAEALIRWDHPEKGILSAAEFIEVAEETGLVVEMGEFVLAEACREAARWGGDDGPLIRVNLAAAQLQREETVTLVRSVLAETGLAAERLCLEITESAVMTDPHRSEEILHRLKGLGVHLAVDDFGTGFSSLAYLKRFPVDALKIDRAFVRDLAVDSEDVAFVRSIVSLAGALSLDVVAEGVETADQAELLRELGCTRAQGFYFAKPGPSAALRERLGLHL, encoded by the coding sequence ATGAGTGCAACCGGTCGATCGTGGACGCCGCAGGACATCCTGTGGGAGTTGGGCGCGTCGCTCATCGACGCGACCGCAGACACGGCCCCGGCCGTGGTCGAGGCTGCGATCGAGCGAGTGGCGCTCCTGCTCGACGCGTCGTCCGCGGGCGTGTGGCGGATCGACCCGCACACCATGCAGGCCACGAGCGTCCAGCGATGGTCCGTCGACGAGTCCGCTGACGTGGGTGACGAGTCGGTCACGCCGGATCCGGCCGTTGCTGACGCGGTTCTCGCGGGCGGCGGTTTCGCCATCGTGCCGCTCGAGCTCACCGTCGGTGTCGACACGGTGAAACGGCGGGGCTGGCGCGGCGCCGTCGCCGTCGTGGCCATCATCGAGCAGACCGACGACGAGACCAACGTGCTCGTGCTCGGCTCGACCACCGACAACTGGGAGGGACACGCCGAGGAACTCGTCCGCGGCACCGTGCTGCTCCTGCGCCAGTTCTACCGCCGGATCCGCGCCGAGGATCGTCTGCGGCGCCGTCGCCGCCTCGATGAGTTGACGGTGTCCCTCGCGACGCGGCTGCAGTCGGTGTCCGCCGACGCATTCGACGACGCCATCACCGACTCGCTCGAGGAGCTTCTCCTCATCGCCGGTGCCGAGTCCGTCGTTCTCGTCGACCTACTGGGTGACGACGCCGTCCACCTGCCGTTCGTCATCGGCCAGGGGTCCCTGCCCGACGAGTGGCGCACGCTCCCGGTGCCGGATGTCTCAGGCCTGCCCGGCGCAGAGGGCCTCACCCTGCGCGAGTACGCCGCCGAACCGCGGCTCGTGGACGTCGCGGAGATCACGGACGCCCTGATGGGCCGGGAGATCACGGACGCGTTCGGCGTGCGGCATCCGGCCCGGAATGTGGTGCTCGTACCGGCGTCGCTCGGTCACCTGGACGCGATCCTCGCCGTCACCCGACTCGGCGCAGAGACCTGGTCCCCGCAGGATGTCGCGTCGCTGTCGATGCTCGCCTCGGTGATCGGTCAGTCCCGCGGACGCGTGTCCGCCCAGCGGGAGGCGGCCAACGTCCTGGCCGCGCAGCGGGTTCTCTCGCAGACCGGCGCCGCGTTCCTCGACGCCACGGCCGAGACCGCCCCGGCGGTCATCAGCGAGGCGATGGGTCGCATCGGCGCGGAGATCGGTGCCGACCTCGGCGTGATCGCGACCATCGGAGTAGACCACGAGACCGTCACGATCACCGAGAGCTGGTCGGCCTCGGACGAGCTGACCGTCGACGCCGGGACCATCCTGAACCGCAATGCCACGCCGTTGATCGACGAGATGATCACCGGCGAGACGGCGGTGAGAACCCACGCCGCAACCGACGACCTCGCGCCGAGTCTTCGCGACAGCGAGGACGGTCGCTGGACGACGGTCGTCGCCCCGATTCGAGGCACGGGTCTCCCGTCCGCCGCCCTCACGTTCGTCTGGTCCACGGGGGAGATCGACCATCCGTCGGCGACCCGTGACCTGGTCAACGCGGCGGCCGATCTGATCGGCCAGCTGAACGTGCGCGTCCGCGCGGAGTCGGAGGTCCTCCGGCGGCTCGCGTTGGACGAGGTGCTCGCCGAGCTCGCCGACGAGCTGCTCGGCGCCCATCTCGACACGTCCGATGCCGTGATCGACGCGACGTTCGCGCGTTTCGGCGATGCCCTCGGGCTGGGCGGGCTGGCCCTGCGGCGCGTGAGAGCCACGTCCAGCGTCGTGGAGACGGCCTGGGCACCGCCCGGGAGGATGCGCCCCGAGCCCGGCGCCGTCGTCGAGTTCGAGCAGGAGCTGTCCGTCTCCAGCGTCATGGAGTTCAGCCCGCAAGGTGACGAGCGATGGACGAGCTTCTTCGAGGCCGAATGGGGGCCGGGCATCGAGGTCCTGGTACTCCCGATCGTCGAGGCCGGCACTGTCGGTGCGACGCTGACCATCGTCGGGCCTCGCCAGCTCGTCGATCACGAGGTCGAAGCGGCGCGCTCGCTCGCGGCAACACTCGGCCAGTTCCGCTCCCGACTCTCCGAGGAGCGCCGCGGGCGCGAGCGTCTGGCCGCACAACGGCTCTTGTCCGCGTGTGCCGCGACCCTGGCCGAATCCACGCCGGAGGACTACGCGACGGTGCTGGACATGGTCTTCCGTCGGATCGGTGAGGCCTGTGGCCTCTCCTCGCTGGTGGACTGGCGGGTCGACAGCACCAACGACCGCTATGTGCGCTCGACGATCTGGCTAACCGACGACGAACCGGTCCCGGGCCTGCCGGAGTCACTCGCCTGGGGTGACGCGCCGGCGCTCGACGGCGCGCGGACCGAGCAGGAACTCACCGTGCGCATTCACGGCGCGGACGATGGCGACAGCGCGCCGTCACGCGTCGCGATCCCGCGCGGGGCGACCGGCGTCGAGCGCATCCTCGTGGCGTCGCGCGTCGACACCGGCCAGTGGCGCGACACCGATGTCGAGCTCATCGAGTCGGTCAGCCAGCTGCTGCAGGAGGTGGATGCCCGAATCGGCGCCGAGCGTTACGCCAAGGCCGCGTTCGCCGACGCGCCGATCGGCGTCGTCCTGCGGGACGAGAAGCTCAACCTGATCACCTGCAACCAGGCGTTCGTCGACTTCGTCGGTGCGGCATCCGTGGAGGAACTCGTGGGCACGGCGCCCAACTTCGTCTACGACCAGAGCTTCGACGAGCTCGAATGGACCGAGGAGGCGACCGGTCAACTCACGGGCGAGGCTGCGTTCCGGGGGCCGGGCGGCTCACGGGTGTGGGGTCAGATGCGCGGCTCGGTCATCGAAATGGACGGTGGTGAGCACTTCTGGCTCATCCACATCGAGGACGTGACGGAGCGGCGGCGGGCGGAGCAGCTCCTGCGCTTCCAGGCTTCGCACGACGAGCTGACGGGGCTGGCCAACCGTCGTCGTCTCCTCAACGAGATCCACCGGCTCGAGAACGGGTCCGGCTCCGTCGCCGTGCTCCTGCTCGACCTCGACCGCTTCAAGAACATCAACGACTCGCTCGGACACGATCGCGGCGACGAGCTCCTGGTCGTCATCGCCGACCGGTTGCGACTCGCCGTGCGTCCGGGCGATCTCGTTGCCCGTCTCGGCGGCGACGAGTTCGCCATCGTCCTGCCGGGCCCGGTCGTCGCCGCCGAAGCCGAGTTCGTGGCCGAACGGCTCATGCGCCTCATCGGCGAGCCGGTCACGCTCGGCCGGCAGAAGATCTACCCGACGGCGAGCATCGGTATCGCGGTGGCGGACGATCGAACGGCAGTCGCCGATCTGATCCGTCGCGCCGACACGGCGATGTACCGCGCCAAGGCCGAGGGGCGCGCCCGGGCGGAATCCTTCGACGAGGAACTCCGGGATGCGGTCCACACACGGATGGCCACGGAGGCCGGGCTACGCGGCGCCCTGCGCAACAACGAGCTGCTCGTGTACTACCAGCCCGAGGTCTCGCTCGTCGACGGGTCCGTCCTCGGCGCTGAAGCCCTCATCCGTTGGGATCATCCCGAGAAGGGGATCCTGTCCGCCGCTGAGTTCATCGAGGTCGCCGAGGAAACGGGTCTGGTCGTCGAGATGGGCGAGTTCGTGCTCGCCGAGGCATGTCGCGAGGCGGCGCGCTGGGGTGGCGACGATGGTCCGCTGATCCGCGTCAATCTCGCGGCCGCGCAACTCCAGCGAGAGGAAACGGTGACCCTCGTCCGGTCCGTTCTCGCCGAGACCGGCCTCGCCGCCGAACGGCTGTGCCTCGAGATCACCGAGTCCGCCGTCATGACCGACCCCCACCGTTCCGAGGAGATCCTCCACCGGCTGAAGGGCCTCGGCGTGCACCTCGCGGTCGACGACTTCGGCACCGGCTTCAGCTCGCTCGCGTACCTGAAGCGGTTCCCCGTCGATGCGCTCAAGATCGACCGGGCGTTCGTCCGCGACCTCGCTGTCGACTCGGAGGACGTCGCGTTCGTGCGATCGATCGTGTCGCTCGCCGGCGCGCTCAGCCTCGACGTGGTCGCCGAGGGCGTCGAGACCGCGGACCAGGCCGAGTTGCTGCGGGAGCTCGGATGCACCCGGGCCCAGGGCTTCTACTTCGCCAAGCCGGGCCCGTCCGCAGCGTTGCGCGAGCGGCTCGGACTGCATCTCTAG
- a CDS encoding 2,4'-dihydroxyacetophenone dioxygenase family protein codes for MTDVSQTEAVHLGEDEIPWVDTGTGVEIKLVQADIELGLWIVRNRFAPGTRVQKHKHTGQVFGYTLTGAWKYDEYPYMNRAGSFLFEPAGSEHTLVVPDDNTELTDVWFQIYGANLNLDADGNVESITDAAGIYAAYMAMCEAAGLGRPNVLTSGRP; via the coding sequence ATGACCGACGTTTCCCAGACCGAAGCCGTCCACCTCGGCGAGGACGAGATCCCGTGGGTCGACACCGGCACGGGGGTCGAGATCAAGCTCGTCCAGGCCGACATCGAGCTGGGCCTCTGGATCGTGCGCAATCGCTTCGCTCCGGGCACCCGGGTACAGAAGCACAAGCACACCGGGCAGGTCTTCGGCTACACCTTGACCGGCGCGTGGAAGTACGACGAGTACCCCTACATGAACCGCGCCGGGTCGTTCCTGTTCGAACCGGCCGGCTCCGAGCACACCCTGGTCGTGCCGGACGACAACACCGAGCTGACCGACGTGTGGTTCCAGATCTACGGCGCGAACCTCAACCTCGACGCCGACGGCAATGTCGAGTCGATCACCGACGCGGCCGGGATCTACGCGGCCTACATGGCGATGTGCGAGGCCGCCGGGCTCGGACGCCCGAACGTGCTGACCTCGGGGCGCCCCTGA
- a CDS encoding enoyl-CoA hydratase/isomerase family protein, with product MGEHVQLERDTAPGVATIRLDRPKVNAITVAMTEDLHAICTELAADEGVRSVVFTGGERHFAAGMDIGDFERLDRAGAHDLATKLNAAALALENLPQITISAINGFALGGGLELAMATDFRIAAGDARMGQPEMLLGVMPGGGGSQRLPRLTGITLAKELIYTGRNLTAEEALAAGVISSIHEPDEVQAAAVELATRYAAGPASLRLAKTVMVAGMHLSVEDAVQLEIEAFADAFETDDRTIGVASFLENGPGKAEFTGR from the coding sequence ATGGGAGAACACGTTCAGCTCGAGCGCGACACCGCCCCCGGCGTCGCGACGATCCGCCTCGACCGGCCGAAGGTCAACGCCATCACGGTGGCGATGACCGAGGACCTGCACGCCATCTGCACCGAGTTGGCGGCGGACGAGGGGGTTCGCTCGGTGGTGTTCACCGGCGGCGAGCGTCACTTCGCGGCCGGCATGGACATCGGCGACTTCGAACGGCTGGACCGGGCCGGCGCCCACGACCTGGCGACGAAGCTCAACGCCGCCGCGCTCGCGCTGGAGAACCTCCCCCAGATCACCATCTCGGCGATCAACGGCTTCGCCCTCGGCGGCGGGCTCGAATTGGCGATGGCCACGGACTTCCGCATCGCCGCCGGCGATGCACGGATGGGCCAACCCGAGATGCTCCTCGGGGTGATGCCCGGCGGCGGCGGCTCCCAGCGTCTGCCCCGTCTCACCGGCATCACCCTCGCCAAGGAGCTGATCTACACCGGCCGGAACCTCACGGCCGAGGAAGCGCTGGCGGCCGGTGTGATCTCGTCGATCCACGAGCCGGACGAGGTCCAGGCCGCGGCCGTCGAGCTGGCGACCCGCTACGCGGCCGGTCCGGCATCGCTCCGACTCGCCAAGACCGTCATGGTCGCGGGAATGCACCTCTCCGTCGAGGACGCGGTGCAGCTCGAGATCGAGGCCTTCGCCGACGCGTTCGAAACCGACGACCGCACGATCGGCGTCGCGAGCTTCCTGGAGAACGGCCCCGGCAAGGCCGAGTTCACCGGGCGCTGA